Proteins encoded by one window of Lentimicrobium sp. L6:
- a CDS encoding M23 family metallopeptidase, translating to MNYRYFFILLLVVVFVSCKNEVDQQEEFHVENDIVALEENLFFNINVDSLEIETFRIKKNENISDILSDHGIAYSSILELVENSKDIFNVKKIRRGNNYHLLKSNDSIAKCEYMIYEKNRVDYVVFQFADSVLAWEGAKEVRRVLDTVAGVVESSLWVALQKKNANPQLAMELSDIYSWTVDFFGIRKGDHFNVLFEHLIVDEDTIGIGNVYAANFNHYSTDYQAYYFVQDSIGEFFDEKGNSLRKTFLKAPLRYSRISSGFSNNRFHPVLKKYRPHHGIDYAAPSGTPVYTIGDGTVIKKGYQKRGGGNYIKVKHNANYTTVYMHLKGFAKGIHVGQRLKQGDLVGYVGATGLATGPHLDFRVYRNGLAINPLKMKSTPAKPVDSTNRVEYQTLVDSLQIYIKQENLLDILQ from the coding sequence ATGAATTATAGATATTTTTTTATACTACTTTTAGTGGTAGTCTTTGTTTCATGTAAAAATGAAGTCGATCAACAGGAGGAGTTTCATGTTGAAAATGATATCGTAGCCCTTGAAGAAAATCTGTTTTTCAATATAAATGTGGATTCGTTGGAGATTGAAACATTTAGGATTAAAAAAAATGAGAATATTTCAGATATTTTAAGTGATCACGGAATTGCTTATTCTTCAATTCTAGAATTAGTAGAGAACTCTAAGGATATTTTTAATGTCAAAAAAATTAGAAGAGGGAATAATTATCATCTCCTCAAATCTAATGATAGTATTGCCAAATGCGAATATATGATTTATGAGAAAAATCGAGTAGATTATGTGGTTTTTCAATTTGCCGATTCGGTTTTGGCTTGGGAGGGTGCAAAAGAAGTTCGACGAGTTTTAGATACCGTTGCTGGAGTTGTTGAGTCCTCACTTTGGGTAGCCTTGCAAAAGAAAAATGCCAATCCTCAGTTGGCCATGGAGCTCTCTGATATTTACAGTTGGACTGTAGATTTTTTTGGAATTAGAAAAGGGGACCATTTTAATGTTCTTTTTGAGCATTTAATTGTGGATGAAGATACTATTGGCATTGGAAATGTATATGCCGCTAATTTCAATCATTATTCCACAGACTATCAAGCTTATTATTTTGTTCAAGATTCCATTGGAGAGTTTTTCGATGAAAAGGGAAATAGCCTAAGAAAAACATTTTTAAAAGCTCCTCTTAGATACAGTCGTATTAGTTCGGGTTTTAGTAATAATAGATTTCATCCAGTTTTAAAAAAGTATCGCCCTCATCATGGGATTGACTATGCGGCTCCAAGTGGAACTCCAGTTTATACAATTGGTGATGGAACTGTTATAAAAAAAGGCTATCAGAAAAGAGGAGGAGGAAATTATATTAAAGTAAAGCACAATGCCAATTATACTACAGTATATATGCACTTGAAAGGCTTTGCAAAGGGTATTCATGTTGGTCAGCGATTAAAACAAGGTGATTTAGTGGGTTATGTTGGAGCTACAGGTCTAGCTACCGGACCACACCTTGATTTTCGCGTTTATAGAAATGGCCTTGCAATTAATCCTTTGAAAATGAAATCGACTCCAGCAAAGCCAGTAGATTCTACTAATAGAGTTGAGTATCAGACATTGGTGGACTCTTTGCAAATTTATATTAAGCAAGAAAACTTATTGGATATCCTACAATAG
- a CDS encoding T9SS-dependent choice-of-anchor J family protein — protein MKTWLMLVSFMLIGTSMFAQSDWKVALYDSWGDGWNGNSLTVYVDGVAVVTDATIEDGDEAEFVFSVMEGSEITAMYDGGGSYQSENSYEIINAYGDVLISKDDEDIVAGELMAYSALALNPDVLALDEWAVGAWQEGSTVELVSSGNLGVNLKGSDLDDADDAFKFTALSLPMDIEPGESAEVEFMFDGDAAGAFEAIYVATTGASKSVFTARINVESYVANTGDVVEDPFDAATITFPHAVAVADIKDNYNTPASSKVDGTKDAVYAFTLTTDDVVNVSSTNVDANFAIYAADFGLTGGPMTDNSIVDGAAIVDEVLFAGNYYLVASCNTDFDVMFGSVPMPVPAIAFNPSPVDAGPVPPGVDPSNVTLTWEVDMYADEYQVLFGTEYPPTVVVMDWAPVATSYNVGSLDNNTQYFWQVNLRNTQGVATVADVWGFTTSISIPQGVTAVVADTNDVTITWDALDSKVFLSYNIFRDGVQLNADPLTTAMYVDMDVPFNMTTGYDYTVTAVYDEGESEHSTAVNVMINGAGYVNGVVTELLTTGQPISGATVTFASTSATGETYVFTSDAVGAYEGMVMQDTYDITVEADGYSNASMDDVVVAYDVTVTNNFELDEYPYAPTSVTAVIQANEEDVLVSWVMPSKGILSYNIYRFDCDGGNQEFLGNVINGTQFIDNNWGGLVWGEYKYGVEVLYTNQNSAVKHSVCLAKDMDIVVDFTVTTNSDDSPAGTTISLFNTVTEEEFGPELPLGDDGLATAFPVRRGDLYEITVGLDKFDTIRESFVINNDTALFYELIEIIESPAALYVTPLGYATWVDPNALVDVTLMNESFDDGISEDWTITHNGTEAEYTWAGVESYGTSSIDGSPFAFVFSWSGSTGGFAADEVLTSAAVDASAAAILSLEFDHYYNRYNGPESGTVEVFDGANWIQVAIYGETADAGSWTSPAHEMIDITSYANADLAVRFHYVADDEFYWAVDNVKISGMAVAGKEFLNYTVWHDGNFAADGVMEPMYQYGDNPNNVLVSGETYLAEVANKYETGWSPKINYTWTYLPCDSFPGNDGMMASYVEGTANNMVVWDALDAVATINATDFEVLGTNIYRNGEMLAFVAVDASEFLDANVDPGTYTYCTEVVYSLDGGTHKWTSCTANCATDVVVPEDIFGTVSGLVYDAITMLPIEGATVTISNDDHSTVFTTIEDGTYAGNVVIGTYDYLVVANGYNDDDTQMDIVIAYGAPVVKDFAMNEFAYPVSNVHAEELSDNKVEVTWGEQAAEQWFTYDADNMVYGGLGAATGDYNLTWAIKVMPENLAALGSAFVTKVEVAQAETTGYVGDNLTEVRILSGENGETVLYTQDVTGELDLTGWTTISLDQAVDFDNTAPLWIAMYVERPADTYNEPISDPISFESDLMDLYSYNGEAWGTMEAAYGIQLSWMLRGYATTETGKEVAIGNVDLSEGSYKNYPATRNTATELMPISDEALKNFYADRTPNSIKNAKELMGYNVYRTACGSEDLTGAEFLGYTLDTQFTDNAWGTADWGIYSWAVEAVYTNNVTSEPAFSIECWDKDMLTQVNMTVTTSSGDAPTCSVLFTSTVEELEDVTANVPSSGLKTIDGFRRGTYDITVTKLGFTTIALEDVVIHDTTNFVWELVEELAVPSNLYVTPTGLATWTGLDEVEFMPFVETFDDASSFDAWEVVVGGSTSDSWVWTASYNGNDLDGTPFAFVDSDGAGPGSTMDEMLISPVIDASTAGELFIEFDQYYNNLSAQELADVEVYNGSEWVLVLHQAEDLGAWGAPDHVMIDVTEHANAEFRVRFHYVAPGWDWYWAVDNFVVTNVTGKSTKAIVEYLVYHDGANTNNTDVTMYQYGNVEAEELVSGTTYLAEVAAAYTTGISEKAAYTWTYLPCDSFPAYNYFNADGVPNSNDVLVNWSSIGGGSGSGPADYYEEFEGAFPPAGWMKANPDGGTGFEAIAAGTTPLPGWNGGEAVACPEGGAQMAYASWQQGGASSNDQWLISPMLEAYDGYELAFYMDVPYADSYLENVDILISTTGTDVADFTIVVEEMTFTSLLGWQLYTYDLVDMGLLDSGDEFYVAINEHVADNFNNGAAVLFDNFFYGAPSKMAQPQTGIIASVGGRNLNSVHAPAIDAPYQAIDVKSVNSDAVAIGTNIYRDAEFIAFVPAADTFYVDMDLEPGIYEYCAATVYTEDDGLHTWESCEGEMCDDATVEEDCVAPTNLVAQDLLGDGYTATLTWGSIDPQSEWLYYDTDVMQYTGIGAEASDYSLIWGIKFTPDMLEEYAPGYVTKISVFQGASVGDYLTEARVMSGDGMNVLYSQDVTGTLSEGWNEIELDDAVAFDNSEDLWIGFYVERPGGTANEPTSPASVSLSGVYDFFAYNGAAWTSIESQYGIGGQSWMLRGFVTNSAGKSVALGNVNTNDYTEYTSNGQTGVAMIPADPNYVGEKFDFGASSRGFLGYNIYRDGTMIEENWPTTGYSDDIGSSYEVCYTVTANYEFCGESDASNEACVTPGVGVGNLENIISVYPNPAKDYVTVEASSDILTIKVTNYMGQVISYIQDVEVTSHTIATSSYSSGVYFVEVETATGVEKVRIVISE, from the coding sequence ATGAAAACGTGGCTGATGCTAGTGAGTTTTATGCTTATTGGTACTTCTATGTTTGCTCAGAGTGATTGGAAAGTTGCTTTGTATGATAGTTGGGGGGATGGCTGGAATGGCAACTCTTTAACTGTTTATGTCGACGGTGTTGCCGTTGTTACTGATGCTACCATCGAAGATGGTGATGAAGCAGAGTTTGTTTTTTCTGTAATGGAAGGCTCTGAAATCACTGCTATGTATGATGGTGGTGGATCTTATCAGTCTGAAAATAGCTATGAAATCATTAATGCTTATGGTGATGTTCTCATCTCTAAGGATGATGAAGACATTGTTGCTGGTGAGCTTATGGCTTATTCAGCTCTTGCTTTGAATCCTGATGTACTTGCTCTTGATGAGTGGGCTGTTGGTGCATGGCAAGAAGGATCTACTGTTGAATTAGTAAGTTCTGGTAACTTAGGTGTTAATTTAAAAGGTAGTGATTTAGATGATGCTGATGATGCTTTTAAATTCACAGCTTTATCTTTACCTATGGACATTGAGCCAGGTGAGTCTGCTGAGGTTGAATTTATGTTCGACGGTGATGCTGCTGGTGCTTTCGAAGCTATTTATGTAGCTACTACTGGTGCTTCTAAAAGTGTATTTACTGCAAGAATTAATGTAGAGTCTTATGTTGCCAATACTGGTGATGTAGTTGAAGACCCATTTGACGCAGCAACTATCACTTTCCCACACGCGGTTGCCGTTGCTGATATTAAGGATAACTATAATACTCCAGCTTCTTCTAAAGTTGATGGTACTAAAGATGCAGTTTATGCTTTTACATTAACAACTGATGATGTTGTAAATGTATCTTCAACTAACGTTGATGCTAACTTTGCTATCTATGCTGCTGACTTTGGTTTAACAGGTGGTCCTATGACAGATAATTCTATCGTAGACGGTGCAGCTATCGTTGATGAAGTGTTATTTGCTGGTAATTATTATTTAGTTGCTTCTTGTAATACTGATTTTGATGTGATGTTCGGTTCTGTGCCAATGCCAGTTCCTGCTATTGCTTTCAACCCTTCTCCAGTAGATGCTGGTCCAGTACCTCCAGGTGTTGACCCATCTAATGTAACTTTAACTTGGGAAGTTGATATGTATGCTGATGAATATCAAGTATTATTTGGAACAGAGTATCCTCCAACAGTGGTTGTTATGGACTGGGCTCCAGTTGCTACTTCTTATAATGTTGGTAGTTTAGATAACAATACTCAGTATTTCTGGCAAGTTAACTTGAGAAATACTCAAGGTGTTGCTACTGTGGCTGACGTTTGGGGTTTCACAACTTCAATTTCTATTCCACAAGGTGTTACTGCTGTTGTTGCTGATACTAATGATGTAACTATTACTTGGGATGCTTTAGATTCTAAAGTTTTCTTAAGTTATAACATCTTCCGTGATGGTGTTCAGTTAAATGCAGATCCTTTAACTACAGCAATGTATGTTGACATGGATGTTCCATTTAATATGACTACTGGATATGATTATACTGTAACTGCAGTTTATGACGAAGGTGAATCTGAGCATTCTACTGCTGTAAATGTTATGATTAACGGTGCTGGATATGTTAATGGTGTTGTTACTGAGTTATTAACTACAGGTCAACCTATTAGTGGTGCTACTGTAACTTTTGCAAGTACTTCAGCTACTGGTGAAACTTATGTTTTCACATCTGATGCTGTAGGTGCATATGAAGGTATGGTTATGCAAGATACTTATGACATTACTGTTGAAGCTGATGGTTATTCTAACGCCTCTATGGATGATGTTGTCGTTGCTTATGATGTAACTGTTACAAATAACTTCGAATTAGACGAGTATCCTTATGCTCCTACTTCAGTAACAGCTGTTATTCAAGCTAACGAAGAAGATGTTTTAGTTTCTTGGGTTATGCCAAGTAAAGGAATCTTATCTTATAATATATATCGTTTTGATTGTGATGGTGGAAACCAAGAATTCTTAGGAAATGTAATTAATGGTACACAATTTATCGACAACAACTGGGGTGGCCTTGTATGGGGTGAGTATAAATATGGTGTTGAAGTTCTTTACACAAACCAAAACTCTGCTGTTAAACATTCTGTATGTTTAGCTAAAGATATGGATATCGTAGTTGACTTCACTGTTACAACTAACTCTGATGATTCTCCTGCTGGAACTACAATTTCATTGTTCAATACAGTAACTGAAGAAGAATTTGGTCCAGAATTACCTCTTGGAGACGATGGTTTAGCTACTGCTTTCCCAGTACGTAGAGGTGACTTATATGAAATCACTGTAGGTTTAGATAAATTTGATACTATTAGAGAATCTTTCGTTATTAATAACGATACAGCATTATTCTATGAGCTTATCGAAATTATTGAATCTCCTGCTGCTTTATATGTTACTCCGCTAGGTTATGCAACTTGGGTTGATCCTAATGCATTAGTAGATGTAACTCTAATGAACGAGAGTTTTGACGATGGTATTTCTGAAGATTGGACAATTACTCATAACGGAACTGAAGCTGAATATACTTGGGCAGGTGTTGAATCATATGGAACAAGTTCTATTGATGGAAGTCCATTTGCATTTGTATTCTCTTGGAGTGGCTCTACTGGCGGTTTTGCTGCTGACGAAGTATTAACTTCTGCTGCTGTGGATGCTAGTGCTGCTGCTATCTTAAGCTTAGAATTTGATCATTATTATAACCGTTATAATGGTCCTGAATCAGGAACTGTTGAGGTTTTTGATGGTGCAAATTGGATTCAAGTTGCTATTTATGGTGAAACTGCTGATGCTGGTTCTTGGACTAGTCCAGCTCATGAAATGATTGATATCACTTCATATGCAAATGCTGATTTAGCTGTTAGATTCCATTATGTTGCTGATGATGAATTTTATTGGGCTGTAGATAATGTTAAGATTTCTGGAATGGCTGTTGCTGGTAAAGAATTCTTAAATTATACGGTATGGCATGATGGTAACTTTGCTGCTGATGGAGTAATGGAGCCAATGTATCAATATGGGGATAACCCAAATAATGTCTTGGTTTCTGGTGAAACTTATTTAGCTGAAGTTGCTAATAAATATGAAACAGGTTGGTCTCCAAAAATCAATTATACTTGGACTTATTTACCTTGTGATTCTTTCCCAGGTAATGACGGTATGATGGCTTCTTATGTTGAAGGTACGGCTAATAATATGGTTGTATGGGATGCGTTAGATGCAGTTGCAACTATTAATGCTACAGATTTCGAAGTATTAGGAACAAACATTTACCGTAATGGTGAAATGCTTGCTTTTGTAGCTGTTGATGCATCTGAATTCTTAGATGCTAATGTTGATCCAGGTACATATACTTATTGTACTGAGGTTGTTTATTCATTAGATGGTGGTACTCATAAGTGGACTTCTTGTACTGCTAACTGTGCTACTGATGTAGTTGTTCCTGAAGATATCTTTGGAACTGTTAGTGGTTTAGTATATGACGCTATCACTATGTTACCTATCGAAGGTGCAACTGTTACAATTTCTAACGATGATCATTCAACTGTATTTACTACTATCGAAGATGGTACTTATGCTGGAAATGTTGTTATTGGAACTTATGACTATTTAGTTGTAGCTAATGGATATAACGATGATGATACACAAATGGATATCGTAATTGCTTATGGCGCTCCTGTAGTTAAGGATTTCGCTATGAATGAATTTGCTTATCCTGTATCTAACGTACATGCTGAAGAATTATCTGATAATAAAGTTGAAGTAACATGGGGTGAGCAAGCTGCTGAGCAGTGGTTCACATATGATGCTGACAATATGGTTTATGGTGGTCTTGGTGCTGCTACAGGTGATTATAACCTTACTTGGGCTATCAAAGTGATGCCAGAAAATTTAGCTGCATTAGGTTCAGCATTCGTAACTAAAGTAGAAGTAGCTCAAGCTGAAACTACTGGTTATGTTGGTGATAACTTAACTGAAGTTAGAATCCTTTCTGGTGAGAATGGTGAAACTGTTCTTTATACTCAAGATGTAACTGGTGAATTAGACCTTACTGGTTGGACTACTATTAGTCTTGATCAAGCTGTTGACTTTGATAACACTGCTCCATTATGGATAGCAATGTATGTTGAACGTCCTGCTGATACTTATAATGAGCCAATTAGTGATCCAATTAGCTTCGAGTCTGACCTTATGGATTTATATTCTTATAATGGTGAAGCTTGGGGTACAATGGAAGCTGCTTATGGTATTCAGTTAAGCTGGATGTTAAGAGGTTATGCTACTACAGAAACTGGTAAAGAAGTTGCAATTGGTAATGTAGACTTAAGCGAAGGTTCTTATAAGAACTATCCTGCTACTAGAAATACAGCAACTGAATTAATGCCTATTTCTGATGAAGCATTGAAAAACTTCTATGCAGATAGAACTCCTAATTCAATTAAGAATGCTAAAGAATTAATGGGATATAATGTATATCGTACAGCTTGTGGAAGTGAAGACTTAACAGGTGCTGAATTCTTAGGTTATACTTTAGATACACAATTTACTGACAACGCTTGGGGTACCGCTGATTGGGGTATTTACAGTTGGGCAGTTGAAGCTGTTTATACTAATAATGTTACTTCTGAGCCTGCATTCTCTATAGAATGTTGGGATAAAGACATGTTAACTCAAGTTAATATGACAGTGACTACTTCTTCTGGTGATGCTCCTACTTGTAGTGTTCTTTTCACTAGTACAGTTGAAGAACTAGAAGATGTTACTGCTAATGTTCCTAGTTCAGGTTTAAAAACTATCGATGGTTTCCGTAGAGGTACTTATGATATCACTGTTACTAAACTTGGTTTCACAACTATAGCTTTAGAAGATGTTGTTATTCATGATACTACCAATTTCGTATGGGAATTAGTTGAAGAGTTAGCCGTTCCTAGTAACTTATATGTTACTCCTACAGGTTTAGCTACTTGGACTGGTTTAGACGAGGTTGAATTTATGCCTTTCGTTGAGACTTTCGATGATGCTTCTTCTTTTGATGCATGGGAAGTTGTTGTTGGTGGTTCTACATCTGATTCTTGGGTTTGGACAGCTAGCTATAACGGAAATGATTTAGATGGAACTCCATTTGCTTTCGTTGATTCTGATGGTGCTGGACCTGGTTCAACAATGGATGAAATGTTAATTTCTCCTGTAATTGATGCTTCAACTGCTGGTGAATTATTTATTGAGTTTGACCAATATTATAATAACCTTTCAGCTCAAGAACTTGCTGATGTTGAGGTTTATAATGGTTCTGAGTGGGTACTAGTATTACACCAAGCTGAAGATTTAGGTGCTTGGGGTGCTCCAGACCACGTTATGATTGACGTTACCGAGCATGCTAACGCTGAATTCAGAGTACGTTTCCATTATGTAGCTCCAGGTTGGGATTGGTATTGGGCTGTTGATAATTTCGTAGTTACTAACGTAACTGGTAAATCAACTAAAGCTATCGTTGAATACTTAGTATATCATGATGGTGCTAACACTAATAACACTGATGTAACAATGTATCAGTATGGTAATGTTGAAGCTGAAGAATTAGTTTCTGGTACAACATACTTAGCTGAGGTTGCTGCTGCATACACAACAGGTATCTCTGAAAAGGCTGCTTACACTTGGACTTATTTACCATGTGATAGTTTCCCTGCTTATAACTATTTCAATGCTGATGGTGTTCCAAATAGTAACGACGTTCTTGTTAATTGGTCAAGTATTGGTGGCGGTTCTGGTAGCGGTCCAGCTGACTATTACGAAGAGTTCGAAGGTGCATTCCCTCCTGCAGGTTGGATGAAAGCTAACCCTGACGGTGGTACTGGTTTCGAAGCAATTGCTGCTGGAACTACTCCTCTTCCAGGTTGGAATGGTGGCGAAGCTGTGGCTTGTCCAGAAGGTGGAGCCCAAATGGCTTATGCTTCTTGGCAACAAGGTGGTGCTAGTTCTAATGACCAATGGTTAATTAGTCCAATGTTAGAAGCTTATGACGGTTACGAATTAGCTTTCTATATGGATGTTCCTTATGCTGATTCTTATTTAGAGAATGTTGACATTTTAATCTCTACTACAGGAACTGATGTTGCTGACTTTACAATAGTAGTTGAAGAAATGACATTCACTTCTTTATTAGGATGGCAGTTATACACATATGACTTAGTTGATATGGGATTATTAGACTCAGGTGATGAGTTCTATGTTGCAATTAACGAGCATGTTGCTGATAACTTCAATAATGGTGCTGCTGTATTATTTGATAACTTCTTCTATGGTGCTCCATCTAAGATGGCTCAACCTCAAACTGGTATTATTGCTTCAGTTGGTGGACGTAACTTGAACTCTGTTCATGCTCCTGCTATTGATGCTCCTTATCAAGCAATTGATGTGAAGAGTGTTAATTCTGATGCTGTTGCAATAGGAACAAACATCTATAGAGATGCTGAATTCATCGCTTTCGTTCCTGCTGCTGATACATTCTATGTTGATATGGACTTAGAGCCAGGTATTTACGAATACTGTGCTGCTACTGTTTATACAGAAGATGATGGTCTACATACATGGGAATCTTGTGAAGGTGAAATGTGTGATGATGCTACAGTTGAAGAAGACTGTGTAGCTCCAACTAACTTAGTTGCTCAAGACTTATTAGGTGATGGATATACTGCTACTTTAACTTGGGGTTCTATTGATCCTCAGTCTGAGTGGTTATATTATGACACTGATGTAATGCAGTATACTGGTATTGGTGCTGAAGCTTCTGATTATAGCCTAATTTGGGGTATTAAATTCACTCCTGATATGCTAGAAGAATATGCTCCTGGTTATGTAACTAAGATTTCTGTATTCCAAGGCGCTAGTGTTGGGGATTATTTAACTGAAGCTAGAGTTATGTCTGGTGACGGTATGAATGTTCTTTATTCACAAGATGTTACAGGTACTTTATCTGAAGGTTGGAACGAGATTGAATTAGACGATGCTGTTGCTTTTGATAATTCTGAAGACCTTTGGATTGGTTTCTACGTTGAAAGACCTGGTGGAACTGCAAATGAGCCTACAAGCCCTGCTTCTGTTTCATTATCTGGTGTTTATGATTTCTTCGCTTATAATGGTGCTGCTTGGACTTCAATTGAAAGTCAATATGGTATCGGTGGTCAATCATGGATGCTTAGAGGTTTCGTAACTAATTCAGCTGGTAAATCAGTTGCTTTAGGTAACGTTAACACTAATGACTATACAGAGTATACTTCTAATGGACAAACTGGTGTTGCTATGATTCCAGCTGATCCTAATTACGTAGGTGAGAAATTTGACTTCGGAGCTTCTTCTAGAGGTTTCTTAGGATATAATATCTACCGTGATGGTACTATGATTGAAGAAAACTGGCCAACTACTGGTTATTCTGATGACATTGGATCTTCTTACGAAGTTTGTTATACTGTAACAGCTAACTACGAATTCTGTGGTGAGTCTGATGCTTCTAACGAGGCTTGTGTTACTCCTGGCGTTGGTGTTGGTAATTTAGAGAATATTATCTCTGTTTATCCTAACCCTGCTAAAGATTATGTAACTGTTGAAGCTTCTAGTGATATCCTTACTATTAAGGTTACTAACTATATGGGTCAAGTTATTAGCTACATTCAAGATGTAGAAGTAACTAGTCATACTATAGCTACTAGCTCTTATAGTTCTGGTGTTTACTTTGTAGAAGTTGAAACTGCTACTGGTGTTGAAAAAGTAAGAATCGTTATTTCAGAATAA
- a CDS encoding DMT family transporter has protein sequence MKTSLNPLAILIFLALTLIWGSSFILIKKGLMVFDPYQLGSLRIIITFLALLPFSIRYLRMVKKKEWLVLAVSGSLGSFFPAYLFALAQQGVNSSTAGILNSLTPLFTLSIGVLFFSFKARWWNYFGIIITFIGTYGLLTVSGGQDISFNAKYGSLIIIASLFYGIQVNIIKYLLSHIPSINLVAIQFFIIGFPALIVLFFFTNFTQIASFEPDFLEGLLYVGILSLVATALALILFYRLVKLVDPVFSSSVTYFIPAIATLWGIIDGEKIGSTYFIFVTIILLGVFLINNRELKIVKRFQANK, from the coding sequence ATGAAAACTTCATTAAACCCTCTAGCTATACTGATTTTCCTAGCCTTAACACTAATTTGGGGAAGTTCTTTTATCCTCATTAAAAAAGGCCTAATGGTTTTCGATCCTTACCAGCTCGGTAGCCTAAGAATAATCATTACTTTTTTAGCCCTTCTTCCATTTTCTATTCGGTATTTGCGTATGGTAAAAAAGAAAGAGTGGCTAGTCCTTGCTGTTTCAGGTAGTCTTGGCAGCTTTTTTCCCGCCTATTTATTTGCATTGGCTCAACAAGGCGTAAATAGCTCAACGGCTGGGATACTGAATTCATTAACCCCGTTATTTACCCTTAGCATTGGCGTACTTTTCTTCTCATTTAAAGCCAGGTGGTGGAACTATTTTGGAATCATAATAACGTTTATTGGCACTTATGGTCTTTTAACTGTATCAGGAGGACAAGATATTAGCTTTAATGCCAAATATGGTAGCTTAATCATTATTGCCTCATTATTCTATGGAATACAAGTGAATATTATCAAATACCTCTTGAGCCATATACCATCGATTAATTTGGTTGCCATACAATTCTTTATTATTGGATTTCCAGCGCTCATTGTTTTATTTTTCTTTACTAACTTTACTCAAATCGCTTCTTTTGAGCCTGATTTTCTAGAAGGTTTATTATACGTGGGCATCCTCTCATTGGTAGCTACAGCATTGGCATTAATATTATTTTACAGGCTGGTGAAACTAGTAGACCCTGTTTTTTCATCAAGTGTCACCTACTTTATTCCAGCAATAGCAACACTTTGGGGGATTATCGATGGTGAAAAGATAGGCAGCACCTATTTTATATTCGTCACTATCATTTTACTCGGTGTATTCTTAATTAACAATAGAGAATTAAAAATCGTAAAAAGATTTCAAGCCAACAAATAA
- a CDS encoding DUF4136 domain-containing protein, protein MKNYLLSLIAIVFIFSSCSSIKVTAEYDGSVNFQEFKTYSYLGWSKNSDELINDFDKRRIEAAFAHEFELRGMKYVATGGDVEVSLFLVTQQKTATTAYTDYYGSRYGGAYGYGGFGYGGYGGWGGGFATTSYHQYDYTTGTLVCDIFSAAEKRLIWQSVGSGTVDDNAASRDKGIPKAVKEIMAQYPIQPVKK, encoded by the coding sequence ATGAAGAATTATTTACTTAGTTTGATTGCTATCGTTTTTATTTTTAGCTCTTGTAGTAGTATCAAGGTTACTGCCGAATACGATGGTAGTGTAAATTTCCAAGAGTTTAAAACTTATTCCTATTTGGGATGGAGTAAAAACAGTGATGAATTGATTAATGATTTTGATAAAAGAAGAATTGAAGCAGCCTTTGCTCATGAATTTGAATTACGTGGTATGAAATATGTCGCTACTGGTGGTGATGTTGAAGTTTCTTTATTCTTAGTGACCCAGCAAAAAACGGCCACTACAGCTTATACCGATTATTATGGCAGCCGTTATGGTGGAGCCTATGGTTATGGTGGCTTTGGTTATGGTGGTTATGGCGGATGGGGTGGTGGCTTTGCTACTACATCTTATCATCAGTATGATTATACTACTGGTACTTTAGTTTGTGATATTTTCTCTGCAGCAGAAAAGAGATTAATATGGCAAAGTGTTGGTTCAGGAACTGTTGATGACAATGCCGCTTCAAGAGATAAAGGTATTCCAAAAGCCGTTAAAGAAATTATGGCTCAATACCCAATTCAACCCGTCAAAAAATAA